In a single window of the Pseudodesulfovibrio profundus genome:
- a CDS encoding aldehyde ferredoxin oxidoreductase family protein: protein MPRILRINTKTKEYSFEDVGPYVNLGGRALTSRVINKEVPADCHPLSAENKLVFATGLLGGSTAANSGRLSVGTKSPLTGGIKESNSGGLFAHKMPKMDLLAIILEDKPAEDAPFSTIFISEDKVEFKDASDITGMDNYPAHDKLLEEYGDKLCAAMIGPAGETVRQTATIQFTDPYKRPARSAGRGGTGAVMGSKKVKAIILDPAVNNKVAAADVDAFKTARKEWVGILQGHPVTSEGLPAFGTCVLVNVINEAGALPAKNFRLGQIDHAADISGEKIAEVIESRKGKTTEGCHAGCVIQCSQQYNNAKGEYVTSGFEYETVWAFGANAMIKDIDDIAELDRICDDKGMDTIEIGNTIAIAMDGGIIPWGDGKAAIELLKKVGTGDPMGMIIGNGVTFAGHAFGVDRLPVVKNQSMPAYDPRAVKGVGVTYATSAMGADHTAGYGVTANVLGVGGTVDGHKKDGNVELSKNLQVATAAIDSMGFCLFVAFAVLDAENGVQTMADLVQSYTGNTFTADDLVNLGVNCMKDEQEFNERAGFTKMDDKLPRFFETEALPPHNVTWDIDENELQGAKA, encoded by the coding sequence ATGCCTAGAATTCTTAGGATCAATACGAAAACCAAAGAGTATTCGTTTGAAGACGTAGGCCCTTATGTCAACTTGGGTGGCCGCGCGCTGACCTCGCGTGTCATCAACAAGGAAGTGCCTGCAGACTGTCATCCGCTGTCTGCCGAAAACAAACTCGTTTTCGCTACTGGTCTTCTTGGTGGCTCCACGGCAGCCAACTCCGGACGTCTTTCCGTAGGTACCAAGTCTCCTTTGACTGGCGGCATCAAAGAATCCAACTCCGGCGGCCTGTTTGCACACAAGATGCCCAAAATGGATCTGCTTGCCATCATCCTTGAGGATAAGCCTGCCGAAGACGCACCCTTCTCCACTATTTTTATTTCTGAAGACAAAGTAGAGTTTAAGGATGCTTCCGATATCACCGGAATGGACAACTACCCGGCCCACGACAAGCTGCTCGAAGAGTACGGTGACAAACTGTGCGCAGCGATGATCGGCCCCGCTGGTGAAACTGTTCGCCAAACTGCTACCATCCAGTTCACCGATCCATACAAGCGCCCTGCTCGTTCGGCAGGTCGTGGCGGCACCGGTGCTGTCATGGGCTCCAAAAAAGTCAAAGCGATCATCCTTGATCCCGCTGTGAACAACAAGGTTGCAGCTGCCGACGTTGACGCTTTCAAGACCGCTCGTAAAGAATGGGTCGGAATCCTCCAGGGCCATCCGGTCACTTCCGAGGGCCTTCCTGCATTCGGAACTTGCGTGCTCGTTAACGTTATCAACGAAGCCGGCGCTCTTCCTGCAAAGAACTTCCGCCTCGGCCAAATTGACCATGCTGCCGATATCTCCGGTGAAAAAATCGCCGAAGTCATTGAATCCCGCAAAGGTAAAACCACTGAAGGTTGCCACGCAGGTTGTGTTATCCAGTGCTCCCAGCAGTACAACAACGCCAAGGGCGAATACGTCACTTCCGGCTTTGAGTACGAGACTGTCTGGGCATTTGGCGCTAACGCCATGATCAAAGATATTGATGATATCGCCGAACTCGATCGCATTTGTGATGACAAGGGCATGGACACCATTGAAATCGGTAACACGATTGCAATCGCCATGGACGGCGGCATCATCCCCTGGGGTGACGGCAAAGCTGCCATCGAACTGCTCAAGAAAGTCGGCACTGGCGATCCCATGGGCATGATCATCGGTAACGGTGTAACCTTTGCCGGCCACGCTTTCGGTGTTGACCGTCTTCCGGTCGTGAAAAATCAGTCCATGCCTGCCTACGATCCTCGTGCAGTCAAGGGTGTTGGCGTAACCTATGCCACCTCTGCAATGGGCGCAGACCACACCGCCGGTTACGGTGTCACCGCCAACGTTCTCGGTGTCGGTGGAACTGTCGACGGCCACAAGAAAGACGGAAACGTTGAACTTTCCAAGAACCTTCAGGTCGCAACTGCCGCCATCGACTCCATGGGCTTCTGCCTGTTCGTAGCATTCGCTGTGCTTGATGCTGAAAACGGCGTTCAGACCATGGCTGATCTGGTTCAGTCCTACACGGGTAACACCTTCACTGCTGACGATCTCGTCAACCTCGGTGTTAACTGCATGAAGGATGAGCAGGAATTCAACGAACGTGCCGGATTCACCAAGATGGACGACAAATTGCCCCGGTTCTTTGAGACCGAAGCACTGCCCCCTCACAATGTCACTTGGGACATTGATGAAAATGAGCTGCAGGGCGCAAAAGCGTAA
- a CDS encoding MoaD/ThiS family protein, whose translation MGIEIKLFATLTKYLPENGDDYPIEKGETIRSIVEKLDIPVEDISLMFVNSCRSNLETELKDKDRVGIFPPVGGG comes from the coding sequence ATGGGTATTGAAATTAAATTATTCGCGACGTTGACCAAATATCTCCCTGAGAATGGTGATGACTATCCCATTGAAAAAGGAGAAACCATCAGGTCCATTGTAGAGAAACTCGACATTCCAGTTGAGGACATCTCGCTTATGTTTGTGAACTCATGTCGTTCCAATCTGGAAACGGAACTTAAAGATAAGGACAGGGTCGGTATATTTCCTCCCGTAGGAGGAGGGTAA
- a CDS encoding extracellular solute-binding protein gives MKRIVTFTLSLVLTLALTVPAMASKTLMMATTTSTANTGLLDELIVPLFQKDAGVEIKFVAVGTGKALKMAENCDVDVVLVHAPGAEKKYMDKGVLIDRKELMYNDFVIIGPAADPAGVKGMNVTKALTTIKEKGAAFASRGDNSGTNKKEISLWKSAGMAVPEKESWYVQTGQGMLPTINIANEKSGYTMTDRGTFIKYADNHDGNPPLVVLVEGDKVLFNQYSALAVNPKHCKDAQYDLAKQFIAWMATPETQKAIGEFKLLGKKLFIPNAK, from the coding sequence ATGAAACGCATTGTCACATTTACATTGTCTCTTGTTCTCACTCTGGCACTTACAGTGCCGGCAATGGCCTCCAAAACTCTTATGATGGCTACCACCACAAGTACTGCCAACACCGGCCTGCTTGATGAGCTTATTGTTCCCCTGTTCCAGAAAGATGCTGGCGTGGAAATCAAGTTTGTTGCTGTCGGCACCGGTAAAGCCCTCAAAATGGCTGAAAACTGCGACGTTGATGTCGTACTTGTTCACGCTCCCGGCGCTGAAAAGAAGTACATGGACAAAGGTGTCCTGATTGATCGCAAAGAACTCATGTACAACGACTTTGTCATCATCGGCCCTGCTGCTGATCCCGCAGGCGTCAAAGGCATGAATGTCACCAAGGCTTTGACCACCATCAAGGAAAAAGGCGCAGCCTTCGCCAGCCGCGGCGACAACTCCGGCACCAACAAAAAAGAGATTTCTCTTTGGAAGTCCGCCGGTATGGCTGTCCCTGAAAAGGAATCCTGGTACGTCCAGACCGGTCAGGGCATGCTCCCCACCATCAACATTGCCAACGAGAAGTCCGGTTACACCATGACTGACCGTGGTACCTTCATCAAATATGCTGACAACCACGACGGCAACCCGCCGCTGGTAGTTCTGGTCGAAGGCGACAAAGTCCTGTTCAACCAGTACAGCGCCCTTGCTGTTAACCCCAAGCATTGCAAGGATGCCCAGTACGACCTGGCCAAGCAGTTCATCGCTTGGATGGCCACTCCTGAGACCCAGAAGGCTATTGGCGAGTTCAAACTCCTTGGCAAGAAGCTTTTTATTCCCAACGCAAAGTAA
- a CDS encoding tRNA (cytidine(34)-2'-O)-methyltransferase has translation MRIVLFEPEIPPNTGNIARLCAATETPLHLIEPLGFSVDDKHLKRAGLDYWPHVNVVVHPNFEHFITSIQPSRLVMATTKASTAHHVFQFEPDDAIVMGPETRGLSDSMLEKSDHRVRIPIWGQVRSLNLSTATGILLYEALRQTDLIPS, from the coding sequence ATGCGCATAGTACTCTTCGAGCCGGAAATTCCACCCAATACCGGCAATATTGCGCGGCTTTGCGCCGCGACAGAAACCCCACTGCATCTCATCGAACCACTTGGTTTCTCGGTTGACGACAAACACCTAAAACGCGCAGGACTCGACTACTGGCCTCACGTCAATGTGGTAGTGCACCCCAACTTCGAGCACTTCATTACCTCCATTCAGCCATCGCGACTTGTCATGGCGACCACTAAAGCCAGCACCGCTCACCACGTATTTCAATTTGAACCAGACGACGCTATCGTCATGGGACCTGAAACGAGAGGACTTTCCGACTCCATGCTCGAAAAGTCTGACCACCGTGTGCGCATTCCCATCTGGGGGCAAGTGCGAAGCCTCAACCTTTCCACAGCAACCGGCATCCTTCTCTATGAAGCGCTGCGCCAAACTGACTTGATCCCGTCTTAG
- a CDS encoding ABC transporter permease, with protein MDYLLQGFFQGFALLFTGDPETYSAILATVGASSLSMFFSLTLGVPLGFMLGHNNFFGKRVIKTLVDTLLSFPTVVIGLLVYAFLTRHGPLGGTGLLFSLPGIAIGQTLLGLPIIIAMTANAVETLDKRLPMTLTTLGANPRQILWATVMEARFSIMLAAMAAYGRIVSEVGISMLVGGNIKWHTRTITTAIALETGKGEFAVGIALGIVLLSVALIVNISASGLKKRAVQ; from the coding sequence ATGGATTACTTACTTCAAGGTTTTTTTCAGGGTTTTGCTCTTCTATTCACTGGGGACCCTGAGACCTACTCTGCAATTCTTGCCACTGTCGGCGCTTCCAGTCTTTCCATGTTTTTCAGCTTGACCTTGGGCGTTCCCCTCGGGTTCATGCTTGGACACAACAATTTTTTTGGCAAACGGGTAATCAAGACACTCGTTGACACCTTACTGTCATTCCCAACCGTTGTTATCGGCCTGCTTGTTTATGCTTTTTTGACACGACATGGTCCACTGGGTGGGACAGGCCTCCTGTTTTCTCTGCCAGGCATAGCCATCGGTCAAACCCTGCTGGGACTGCCTATTATCATCGCCATGACCGCCAACGCCGTTGAAACACTGGACAAGCGTCTTCCCATGACCCTGACCACTCTTGGGGCAAACCCAAGACAGATACTGTGGGCCACGGTCATGGAAGCCCGGTTCTCCATCATGCTTGCAGCCATGGCTGCCTATGGTCGCATAGTATCGGAAGTGGGCATTTCGATGCTGGTTGGTGGTAATATCAAATGGCACACGCGTACCATCACAACAGCCATTGCGCTTGAAACTGGCAAGGGCGAGTTCGCTGTCGGCATTGCCCTCGGCATCGTTCTTCTTTCCGTGGCTCTCATAGTGAATATTTCCGCATCTGGTCTCAAGAAAAGAGCAGTTCAATGA
- a CDS encoding electron transport complex protein RnfA: protein MDYFVLVIAAIFVNNIVLAQYLGNCPFIGTSKESGVAIGMGLAVVFVATMAASITWCVQKYLLGPNDLAYLQTICFILVIAALVQFVEMFLKKVIPPLYKSLGIFLPLITTNCAVLGIAIICQREEYTLLETIIFSIASGAGFMLALVVLAGIRERLDLSRVPVSLKGTPLALIMAGLMSLTFFAFKGMAS from the coding sequence ATGGATTATTTCGTCCTCGTTATCGCCGCCATATTTGTCAATAATATTGTCCTTGCGCAGTATCTCGGCAACTGCCCGTTCATTGGCACATCAAAAGAGTCCGGGGTGGCCATCGGCATGGGACTGGCCGTCGTATTTGTCGCGACAATGGCGGCAAGCATCACCTGGTGTGTGCAGAAGTATCTGCTCGGCCCCAATGACCTGGCCTATCTCCAGACCATTTGCTTCATCCTTGTTATTGCGGCACTTGTACAATTTGTTGAAATGTTTCTCAAAAAAGTTATCCCGCCGCTCTACAAATCACTTGGCATTTTTCTCCCTCTCATCACAACGAACTGTGCCGTGCTGGGTATAGCCATCATCTGTCAACGCGAAGAGTACACGCTTCTCGAAACCATCATATTCTCCATTGCATCCGGAGCAGGTTTCATGCTGGCCCTTGTTGTACTCGCCGGGATACGCGAGCGTCTTGATCTATCCAGAGTTCCCGTCAGTCTCAAGGGGACCCCGCTCGCTCTCATCATGGCAGGACTCATGTCGTTAACTTTCTTTGCATTCAAAGGTATGGCCTCTTAG
- a CDS encoding molybdopterin-guanine dinucleotide biosynthesis protein MobB, with protein sequence MKAVSIVGPKKSGKTTLGLKLAKYFKDKGLTVAAAKFSHHDFDWQEADTTKYAEHCNAVAGLGPSETFVHWTDNRFLPDILPLLTADVLIVEGGKTQTYLPRILCLSGDMSDGTDWLLPELAIASHGNESIDGIPSMDSVEELAEIVLEKGFFLPGMDCETCGRPDCKTLAAEIIRGATTTKACLALHNSISIDINGAPVGMKPFVEDIVSASIREMIRTLKGYSPGKATIKLDV encoded by the coding sequence ATGAAAGCAGTCTCCATAGTTGGTCCCAAGAAATCCGGCAAAACGACCCTTGGACTCAAACTGGCCAAGTACTTTAAAGACAAAGGACTCACAGTTGCTGCCGCTAAGTTCTCCCACCACGACTTTGATTGGCAGGAAGCAGACACGACCAAATATGCTGAACACTGCAATGCCGTAGCAGGACTTGGACCAAGTGAAACCTTTGTTCACTGGACAGACAACCGCTTTCTGCCTGACATACTCCCCTTGCTTACGGCCGATGTGCTTATCGTTGAAGGCGGAAAAACCCAAACCTACCTTCCACGAATTCTCTGCTTGTCTGGCGATATGTCCGACGGCACTGACTGGCTCCTTCCCGAGCTGGCTATAGCGTCACATGGCAACGAATCAATCGATGGAATCCCATCCATGGACTCTGTTGAAGAGCTCGCGGAAATCGTCCTTGAAAAAGGCTTCTTCCTTCCCGGCATGGACTGCGAAACATGTGGCCGTCCCGACTGCAAAACCCTGGCTGCCGAAATCATTCGAGGCGCAACGACAACGAAAGCATGTCTTGCCTTGCACAACTCCATTTCTATAGATATCAACGGTGCACCCGTCGGCATGAAGCCCTTTGTAGAAGACATCGTTTCTGCTTCCATTCGGGAAATGATCCGCACCCTGAAAGGATATTCCCCAGGTAAAGCCACCATCAAACTGGACGTATAA
- a CDS encoding HesA/MoeB/ThiF family protein → MSSDMAEAIRGKAEPTELPAGSPGLFISLNHIASIALAHDVPGWKVEREALINGIIPKRYLRSMNSITANDQLKLLDSSIAQVGLGGLGGTLLEILLRTGIGRIRTADGDSFEESNLNRQALSTVHSLGAHKASAAINRAAEINPSVECEIATQFLDATSLPTFVKGADLVIDALGGLETRLTLQRSAAEANIPMVTGALAGWTGYVGVVQPGQTGPADIMGSDNAAEVILGCPAPAVSLFASLMACEAIKILTGHTSSLESSMLIVDLHSHTFEKVQL, encoded by the coding sequence TTGTCTTCCGACATGGCTGAAGCCATCCGAGGCAAAGCAGAGCCTACGGAGTTGCCCGCGGGAAGTCCTGGACTCTTCATCAGCTTGAACCACATCGCTTCCATTGCGTTGGCCCACGACGTGCCTGGATGGAAGGTTGAGCGTGAAGCGTTGATTAATGGGATCATACCCAAGCGATATCTTCGCAGTATGAATTCCATCACTGCCAATGATCAACTCAAGTTATTGGATTCTTCGATTGCCCAAGTCGGCCTTGGCGGACTTGGAGGAACTCTACTGGAAATTCTGCTGCGAACCGGAATCGGAAGAATCCGCACCGCTGACGGCGACAGCTTTGAAGAATCCAATCTCAATCGGCAGGCATTGTCCACGGTTCACTCTCTTGGGGCGCACAAGGCGAGCGCCGCCATAAACAGAGCTGCCGAAATCAACCCCTCAGTCGAATGCGAGATAGCAACACAATTTCTGGACGCTACCTCGCTACCCACCTTTGTTAAAGGGGCTGATCTGGTTATCGACGCTCTAGGGGGACTCGAGACTCGCCTTACTCTCCAACGCAGTGCAGCCGAAGCCAACATTCCAATGGTTACCGGCGCCCTTGCGGGATGGACCGGCTATGTTGGAGTAGTCCAACCAGGGCAGACCGGCCCGGCAGATATCATGGGAAGCGATAATGCGGCTGAAGTAATCCTGGGTTGTCCTGCCCCCGCCGTTTCACTTTTTGCATCGCTGATGGCTTGCGAAGCCATAAAGATTCTCACAGGTCATACCTCATCACTGGAGTCGTCTATGCTCATAGTCGACCTCCACTCCCATACTTTCGAAAAAGTACAGCTTTAA
- a CDS encoding FAD-dependent oxidoreductase: MIVSSVLVLLGIGFTAAVVLAVASKVLYVYEDPRIAQVESVLAGANCGGCGFPGCAAAAQGVIDGKAGATVCVIGGDEIAVKVAEIMGLEFSSMERQIAFVDCTGGIRAEDIYDYEGVPDCRAQNLLYRGNKMCPEGCLGYGTCVDACQFGAIEMGPQGYPIVDPELCTACNGCAVVCPRGVITIWGQSARITHLNRNTDCLAPCRQKCPGQINIPRYIEQVSRGDYAGALETIRERIPMPLSIGRVCPHPCEGVCRRKHVEEAIGINMIKRFVADWEMNSGRRLPIPCASDTGRKVAIVGGGPAGIACAFYLRRLGHSPTIYESMPKLGGQLRYGIPEYRLPKDVLDWEIQGILDLGIETKCSQKFGTDFSLNTLQEEGFEAVFLGIGAWMNLTLRIEGEEAEGVETGTEFLTKVGLGMETGIGKKVVVIGGGNTAIDTARSSVRLGADVTLMYRRTRDEMPANIEEIVGAEEETVHYLLLAAPKRILTDDDGHVTHVEYIKMELGEPDDSGRRRPIPIEGSETLIECDTVYTAIGQKPELSCLYDESGTCKLNETKWRTLDAHPDTLQTAMPHVFTGGDMHTGPALVITALGEGRKAARSIHQYLTEGSLHYPTDIQRELIPYTMFTNVPDVGLRKRAEMPHLIECDERTCSFEEIEGTLTEEETKHETCRCLRCGLTCYNRDMGEDEVCTGDDCVKLA; this comes from the coding sequence ATGATTGTTTCATCCGTTCTCGTATTATTGGGCATAGGATTCACAGCCGCGGTTGTTCTCGCTGTCGCTTCCAAGGTCCTGTACGTATATGAAGACCCACGTATCGCCCAGGTCGAATCCGTCCTCGCCGGTGCCAACTGTGGAGGTTGTGGGTTCCCCGGATGCGCGGCCGCGGCACAAGGAGTCATTGACGGCAAGGCAGGAGCAACAGTTTGCGTCATCGGCGGTGATGAGATCGCAGTCAAAGTGGCAGAAATCATGGGACTTGAGTTCTCCTCCATGGAACGTCAAATCGCCTTTGTCGACTGCACTGGCGGCATACGCGCCGAAGATATTTACGACTATGAAGGTGTTCCCGACTGCCGTGCGCAGAATCTGCTGTATCGAGGCAACAAGATGTGTCCCGAGGGATGCCTGGGGTATGGCACCTGTGTGGATGCATGTCAGTTCGGCGCCATTGAAATGGGCCCACAAGGATACCCCATTGTTGACCCCGAGCTTTGTACTGCCTGCAACGGTTGTGCTGTTGTATGCCCTCGCGGAGTCATAACCATCTGGGGACAGTCAGCCCGCATCACTCATCTGAATCGAAATACGGACTGCCTTGCACCGTGCAGACAAAAGTGCCCGGGCCAGATCAATATCCCCCGCTACATTGAACAGGTTTCGCGTGGTGATTATGCCGGAGCGCTGGAAACAATTCGTGAACGCATCCCCATGCCTCTGTCCATTGGACGAGTCTGCCCGCACCCTTGTGAAGGAGTTTGTCGACGAAAGCATGTTGAAGAAGCAATTGGCATCAACATGATCAAACGCTTTGTCGCCGATTGGGAAATGAACTCTGGAAGACGCCTTCCAATCCCCTGTGCGTCGGATACAGGACGAAAGGTCGCCATCGTTGGTGGTGGGCCCGCAGGAATTGCCTGTGCTTTCTATTTGCGACGCCTTGGTCATAGCCCGACCATTTATGAATCAATGCCTAAACTCGGCGGCCAGCTTCGCTACGGCATTCCTGAATACCGACTGCCCAAAGATGTTCTAGATTGGGAAATACAAGGCATTCTTGACCTTGGTATCGAAACTAAATGCAGCCAGAAATTTGGGACAGACTTTTCACTAAACACACTTCAGGAAGAAGGATTCGAAGCAGTCTTCCTCGGAATCGGTGCTTGGATGAATCTCACCCTCCGCATTGAGGGAGAAGAGGCTGAGGGGGTAGAAACTGGCACTGAGTTCCTGACTAAAGTCGGCCTGGGAATGGAAACCGGGATCGGTAAGAAAGTTGTTGTCATTGGAGGTGGTAACACCGCTATTGATACAGCTCGATCCAGTGTCAGGCTTGGTGCAGATGTCACTCTCATGTACCGCCGTACAAGAGATGAAATGCCCGCCAATATCGAAGAAATCGTTGGAGCGGAAGAAGAGACTGTGCACTATCTCCTACTTGCTGCCCCCAAGCGAATTCTGACGGACGACGATGGTCATGTGACCCACGTGGAATACATCAAGATGGAACTGGGTGAACCCGACGACTCTGGCAGACGTCGCCCAATCCCCATCGAAGGGTCTGAAACGCTCATCGAGTGTGACACGGTTTATACGGCAATCGGCCAAAAGCCTGAACTATCATGCCTGTATGACGAATCCGGGACATGTAAACTGAACGAAACCAAGTGGAGGACCCTGGACGCCCATCCAGACACCCTGCAAACAGCCATGCCACATGTGTTCACAGGTGGCGATATGCACACAGGTCCAGCCCTTGTCATCACAGCCCTGGGTGAAGGCAGAAAGGCGGCGCGATCCATCCATCAGTATTTGACAGAAGGCTCCCTTCACTATCCTACAGACATACAACGCGAATTGATCCCGTATACCATGTTCACTAATGTCCCAGATGTTGGGCTCCGCAAACGAGCTGAAATGCCCCATTTGATCGAATGCGACGAGCGGACATGCTCATTTGAGGAAATTGAAGGAACGCTGACAGAAGAAGAAACCAAACACGAAACATGCAGATGCCTGCGATGCGGACTCACCTGCTACAATCGAGACATGGGTGAAGATGAAGTGTGCACAGGCGATGACTGCGTGAAGCTGGCATAA
- a CDS encoding winged helix-turn-helix domain-containing protein encodes MSKSNKATLRLRVWIEQKDQIYIGIGSTLLLQHIEKLGSLRKAAEALGMSYRRAWGKLKNAEERIGQPLVEKTKGKGQRFNLSPFGKELMEKFLHFYLDVEQYAAQKAEEVLKMDVEKSGEFYRDDTE; translated from the coding sequence ATGTCAAAATCTAACAAGGCAACACTCAGATTACGCGTTTGGATCGAGCAAAAAGATCAGATCTATATCGGCATAGGCAGCACTCTTCTTCTTCAACATATCGAGAAACTCGGTTCGCTGCGTAAAGCAGCCGAGGCCCTCGGCATGTCCTACAGGCGCGCCTGGGGCAAATTAAAGAATGCTGAAGAGAGAATCGGTCAACCGCTTGTCGAAAAGACCAAAGGAAAAGGGCAACGTTTCAACCTGTCACCTTTTGGAAAAGAGTTGATGGAAAAGTTCCTTCATTTCTATCTTGATGTTGAACAATATGCGGCTCAAAAAGCTGAAGAAGTCCTAAAAATGGATGTTGAGAAATCCGGTGAATTCTATCGGGATGACACAGAATAA
- the rnfG gene encoding RnfABCDGE type electron transport complex subunit G, with protein sequence MREMLKMVLVLSLICGLSGLTLATVREATKEKIEEQVLTYVQGPAISQVFTEYDNNPVKDRKTFDLADGPITVFPAMSNGKLTGVAFERFGTGYGGPVGVMVGISIDGSRISGIGITTMKETPGLGARASEAEFRDQFQQHSTDSIALARNGGQIQAIAGATITSTATISAVNEAITIFNQLKEDIPTAWGS encoded by the coding sequence ATGCGAGAAATGCTGAAGATGGTTCTCGTACTGTCGCTCATTTGCGGCTTGTCTGGCCTGACCCTTGCGACGGTTCGAGAGGCAACCAAGGAAAAGATCGAAGAACAGGTGCTGACCTATGTTCAAGGGCCGGCAATCAGCCAGGTTTTCACGGAATATGACAATAATCCGGTAAAAGACCGTAAAACCTTTGATCTGGCAGATGGCCCAATCACGGTTTTCCCGGCCATGAGCAATGGCAAGTTGACCGGTGTCGCCTTTGAGCGTTTCGGTACAGGGTACGGCGGCCCCGTCGGCGTCATGGTGGGCATATCAATAGATGGTTCACGCATATCAGGGATAGGCATTACAACCATGAAGGAAACCCCTGGCCTGGGCGCTCGTGCATCTGAAGCAGAATTTCGTGACCAGTTCCAGCAACACTCCACTGACTCTATCGCATTGGCTCGAAATGGTGGTCAGATACAAGCTATTGCCGGAGCCACGATTACATCGACTGCAACAATCTCCGCAGTCAATGAAGCCATAACGATTTTCAATCAATTGAAGGAAGATATTCCCACAGCCTGGGGATCTTGA
- a CDS encoding energy-coupling factor ABC transporter ATP-binding protein: protein MSSPIIKLDNVQQVFSNRTVLSIETLELGEGEIVGLAGPNGSGKSTLLKLLAFIDSPTSGVIEFCGIPTSNKPGAVHRQATLLVQEPYLLKRTVYANIAYGLRVRKKNDISTKVHNALVEVGLDPNSFSQRQWFELSGGEAQRVALAARLVLKPKVLLMDEPTASLDTKSAQLIRTAALNARDQYGTSLVIASHDLPWLGEVSDRTIHLEHGKIVEIT, encoded by the coding sequence ATGAGTTCCCCAATCATCAAACTCGACAATGTTCAGCAGGTTTTTTCCAATCGTACAGTTCTGAGCATAGAAACGCTTGAGCTCGGCGAAGGAGAGATCGTAGGGTTGGCCGGCCCTAATGGATCTGGCAAAAGTACTTTGCTCAAACTCCTAGCCTTCATAGATTCTCCGACGTCCGGCGTCATTGAGTTCTGCGGCATTCCAACAAGCAATAAACCCGGCGCTGTACACCGACAGGCAACCCTGCTTGTTCAGGAACCTTACCTGCTGAAAAGGACCGTATACGCGAACATCGCGTATGGTTTGCGAGTCAGAAAGAAAAACGATATTTCAACCAAGGTACACAACGCATTAGTTGAAGTCGGACTCGACCCAAATTCATTTTCTCAGCGACAATGGTTTGAACTATCCGGCGGAGAGGCGCAACGAGTTGCCTTGGCGGCCAGACTTGTTCTCAAACCCAAGGTGCTGTTGATGGATGAACCGACTGCCAGCCTCGACACAAAAAGCGCACAACTCATACGAACGGCTGCGCTCAACGCAAGAGATCAATATGGCACCAGTCTCGTCATCGCCAGCCACGATTTGCCCTGGCTTGGAGAAGTCAGCGATCGGACTATCCACCTCGAACATGGTAAAATAGTTGAAATAACATAG
- the rsxE gene encoding electron transport complex subunit RsxE — MSLLWKEFSKGLWTDLPPFKVVLGLCPVLAVTKTAYNGFGMGMAVIFVLTFSNLLVSLLRNLIPAKVRIACFIVVAASLVVCVELLMQAYAYPLYQQLGIFVPLIVVNCIILGRAEAFASKNPVYLAVADGLGMGIGFTISLTLLGSIRELFGYGTWFGLEVMGGWFEPFSFMVEAPGAFVCLGLMLAGMNAFTNWQRKTRGLDAVEGPVHDCKTCGLCAKKPAI, encoded by the coding sequence ATGAGTTTATTGTGGAAAGAGTTCTCCAAAGGATTGTGGACCGATCTGCCGCCATTCAAGGTAGTACTTGGCCTGTGTCCGGTACTGGCTGTAACGAAAACCGCGTATAATGGTTTTGGCATGGGGATGGCCGTCATTTTCGTCCTGACATTTTCCAATCTACTGGTCTCGCTGCTACGTAATCTCATCCCGGCAAAAGTCCGTATCGCCTGCTTTATCGTTGTAGCAGCCTCCCTTGTCGTTTGCGTCGAACTCCTTATGCAAGCTTACGCCTATCCGCTGTATCAACAGCTCGGTATTTTCGTTCCGCTGATTGTCGTTAACTGCATCATACTTGGTCGAGCCGAGGCTTTTGCCTCTAAAAACCCTGTCTACCTGGCGGTAGCCGATGGACTGGGTATGGGCATAGGTTTCACCATTTCTCTGACACTGCTCGGCTCCATTCGTGAACTCTTCGGATATGGAACATGGTTTGGCCTTGAAGTCATGGGAGGATGGTTCGAGCCGTTCTCCTTCATGGTTGAAGCGCCCGGGGCTTTTGTCTGTCTTGGTTTGATGCTGGCGGGTATGAATGCATTCACAAACTGGCAACGTAAAACACGCGGCCTTGATGCAGTAGAAGGCCCTGTTCACGATTGTAAAACCTGCGGCTTGTGCGCCAAAAAACCGGCTATATAA